A part of Synechococcus sp. KORDI-49 genomic DNA contains:
- the lexA gene encoding transcriptional repressor LexA, whose translation MTRLFPLVASATPEPLTSAQQELYDWLADYITTHRHSPSIRQMMQAMGLRSPAPVQSRLRHLQQKGWITWQEGQARTLQLLGDLATQAGIPVLGAVAAGGLVTAFDDVQDRLDLAPVLETRGLFALTVNGDSMVDAHIADGDVVLMEPVPDPQRLRNGTVVSALVAGSGTTLKHFHRQGGMVMLEAANPAYEPIELPAEQVEVQGRLVAVWRQV comes from the coding sequence TTGACACGCCTCTTCCCTCTGGTGGCCAGCGCGACTCCCGAGCCTCTAACTTCTGCCCAGCAGGAGCTCTACGACTGGCTGGCGGACTACATCACCACCCATCGCCACAGTCCGTCCATTCGTCAGATGATGCAGGCCATGGGACTGCGTTCCCCGGCTCCTGTTCAGAGCCGGTTGCGCCATCTGCAGCAGAAGGGATGGATCACGTGGCAGGAGGGTCAGGCGCGCACCCTTCAGTTGCTCGGGGATCTGGCGACTCAGGCCGGCATCCCGGTGCTCGGTGCTGTTGCGGCCGGTGGGCTTGTCACCGCGTTTGATGACGTGCAGGACCGACTTGATCTCGCGCCTGTGCTCGAGACCCGTGGCCTGTTCGCTCTCACAGTGAATGGAGATTCGATGGTGGATGCCCACATTGCCGACGGTGATGTGGTGCTGATGGAGCCCGTGCCGGATCCTCAGCGCCTGCGCAATGGAACCGTGGTGAGTGCCCTGGTGGCTGGCAGCGGCACCACGCTGAAGCACTTTCATCGCCAGGGCGGCATGGTGATGCTGGAGGCGGCCAATCCTGCCTACGAGCCGATCGAGCTGCCAGCTGAGCAGGTTGAGGTGCAGGGGCGCCTGGTGGCTGTGTGGCGTCAGGTCTGA
- a CDS encoding SOS response-associated peptidase yields the protein MCGRFSLNTQLEELSRRLEPWLTRIDDPWLEHYAPRAQIRPGEPVLVLYREHGQERLGHMLWGLLPSWVKDPSQGPRPFNARAETLSDKASFRGPWRHHRCLLPASAFLEKGERVERNDGRPFWLAGLWDRWMGPDGSELDSCCVITTQPNQLLKSLHDRMPVVIPDGLEGVWLEAGDHNHRKALEPMLTPWDGTNWKRDGERQLPLF from the coding sequence ATGTGCGGGCGATTCAGTCTCAATACACAGCTCGAGGAGCTGAGCCGTCGCCTGGAACCATGGCTCACTCGGATCGACGACCCGTGGCTTGAGCACTACGCACCTCGTGCCCAGATCCGCCCGGGAGAACCGGTACTCGTGCTGTATCGGGAGCATGGCCAGGAACGGCTGGGGCACATGCTGTGGGGGCTTCTTCCCAGCTGGGTGAAGGATCCCTCACAGGGTCCGCGCCCCTTCAACGCCCGGGCCGAAACGCTATCTGATAAGGCCTCCTTCCGCGGTCCATGGCGTCACCACCGTTGTCTGCTGCCAGCCAGTGCATTTCTGGAGAAGGGCGAACGCGTGGAGCGCAACGACGGTCGTCCGTTCTGGCTGGCAGGCCTCTGGGATCGCTGGATGGGACCTGATGGGAGTGAGCTGGACAGCTGCTGCGTGATCACCACACAACCAAATCAGTTGCTGAAGTCACTCCACGACAGGATGCCAGTGGTGATCCCTGATGGTTTGGAAGGGGTTTGGCTTGAAGCCGGTGATCACAATCACCGGAAGGCTCTGGAACCGATGTTGACACCCTGGGACGGAACGAACTGGAAAAGGGATGGCGAGAGGCAGCTGCCCTTGTTCTGA
- the ftsH gene encoding ATP-dependent zinc metalloprotease FtsH — MPIRQDDNRPNRRFGIINLVLIGFGVLLLFSSFIPSNGIQQVPRVPYSLFIDQVNDGAVKRAYITQDQIRYELSDPEEGAPPVLATTPIFDMDLPQRLESKGVEFAAAPPKKPNIFTTILSWVVPPLIFILVLQFFARRSMGGGAQGALSFTKSKAKVYVPDEESRVTFADVAGVDEAKQELTEIVDFLKTPERYAEIGARIPKGVLLVGPPGTGKTLLSKAVAGEAGVPFFIISGSEFVELFVGAGAARVRDLFEEAKKKAPCIIFIDELDAIGKSRSGSMGVVGGNDEREQTLNQLLTEMDGFTAQDKPVIVLAATNQPEVLDAALLRPGRFDRQVLVDRPDLSGRKTILEIYAKKVKLADAVDLDSVAQATSGFAGADLANLVNEAALLAARNYRTKVEQQDLGEAIERVVAGLEKKSRVLQDDEKKVVAYHEVGHAIVGHLMPGGSKVAKISIVPRGMSALGYTLQLPTEERFLNSKEELQGQIATLLGGRSAEEIVFGKITTGAANDLQRATDLAEQMVGTYGMSDTLGPLAYDKQGGGRFLGGNNNPRRSVSDATAQAIDKEVRGLVDKAHDDALAILRQNMALLETIAQKILEKEVIEGDDLKQMLEASELPEAVRA, encoded by the coding sequence ATGCCGATCCGACAGGACGACAACCGACCGAACCGTCGATTCGGCATCATTAATCTGGTGCTCATCGGTTTCGGGGTCCTGCTGTTGTTCAGCAGCTTCATCCCGAGCAACGGCATTCAGCAGGTTCCAAGGGTGCCCTATTCCCTGTTCATTGATCAGGTGAATGACGGGGCTGTGAAACGTGCCTACATCACCCAGGACCAGATCCGCTACGAGTTGTCTGATCCGGAGGAGGGTGCCCCCCCCGTGCTGGCGACAACGCCGATCTTCGACATGGATCTGCCCCAGCGTCTGGAGTCGAAGGGGGTTGAATTTGCAGCTGCCCCGCCCAAGAAACCCAATATTTTCACCACGATCCTCAGTTGGGTGGTGCCTCCGCTGATCTTCATCCTTGTGCTTCAGTTTTTCGCGCGTCGTTCGATGGGCGGCGGTGCTCAGGGTGCACTCAGTTTCACCAAAAGCAAGGCGAAGGTCTACGTTCCTGATGAGGAATCAAGGGTCACGTTCGCTGATGTGGCCGGTGTGGATGAGGCCAAACAGGAGCTAACTGAGATCGTTGATTTCCTCAAAACGCCCGAGCGCTATGCAGAGATCGGTGCTCGCATTCCCAAGGGTGTTCTGCTCGTCGGCCCCCCAGGAACCGGCAAGACGCTCCTGTCCAAGGCGGTTGCAGGCGAAGCCGGTGTGCCGTTCTTCATCATCTCCGGCTCTGAGTTTGTTGAATTGTTCGTTGGTGCCGGTGCCGCCCGTGTTCGCGATCTTTTCGAGGAGGCCAAGAAAAAAGCCCCCTGCATCATCTTCATCGATGAGCTGGATGCCATCGGTAAAAGTCGATCCGGCTCCATGGGTGTTGTCGGAGGTAATGACGAGCGTGAGCAGACCCTCAATCAGCTGCTCACCGAAATGGATGGCTTCACCGCCCAGGACAAGCCGGTGATTGTTCTGGCGGCCACCAACCAGCCTGAAGTGCTGGATGCTGCGCTGTTGCGACCCGGACGCTTTGATCGACAGGTGTTGGTGGATCGTCCCGATCTGTCTGGCCGCAAGACCATCCTCGAGATCTATGCCAAGAAGGTGAAGCTTGCGGATGCTGTCGACCTCGACAGCGTGGCTCAGGCCACCAGCGGTTTTGCTGGAGCCGACCTGGCCAATCTCGTGAACGAAGCTGCCCTTCTTGCCGCCCGCAACTACCGCACGAAGGTTGAACAACAGGATCTCGGAGAAGCGATCGAGCGCGTTGTGGCCGGTCTTGAAAAGAAAAGCCGTGTGCTGCAGGACGACGAGAAAAAGGTCGTGGCTTATCACGAAGTCGGTCACGCCATCGTTGGCCATCTGATGCCCGGTGGCAGCAAGGTCGCCAAGATCTCGATCGTGCCCCGCGGCATGAGTGCCCTTGGGTACACCCTGCAGCTGCCGACGGAGGAGCGCTTCCTCAATTCCAAGGAGGAACTTCAGGGACAGATCGCCACCCTCCTCGGAGGACGATCCGCCGAGGAGATCGTGTTCGGCAAGATCACCACCGGGGCTGCCAACGACCTTCAGCGGGCGACCGACCTGGCTGAGCAGATGGTGGGCACCTACGGCATGAGCGACACGCTCGGCCCTCTGGCCTACGACAAACAGGGTGGTGGCCGCTTCCTCGGTGGAAACAACAATCCGCGCCGTTCCGTCAGCGACGCCACGGCTCAGGCGATCGACAAGGAGGTGCGCGGCCTGGTCGACAAGGCTCACGACGACGCCCTGGCGATCCTGCGCCAGAACATGGCCCTGCTGGAGACCATTGCCCAGAAGATCCTTGAGAAAGAGGTCATCGAGGGCGACGATCTCAAGCAGATGCTTGAGGCCAGTGAACTGCCCGAAGCTGTCCGTGCTTGA
- a CDS encoding ABC transporter ATP-binding protein gives MKADHRVLLLSPASSPVELRGLWHRYGDSAESWTLRGVDLQLSEGELIGLLGPSGCGKTTLLRLIAGFETPSRGSVHLQNRPVAGEGRWLPPERRGVGMVFQDYALFPHLTAWQNACFGLRPGQDDSRASWLLDLLGLEGLQQRYPHQLSGGQRQRLALARALAPAPQVVLLDEPFSNLDVEVRLRLRSELSTVLRLCGASGLLVTHDPGEALAICDRVAVMRDGVLHQCASPRSLVQDPATPFVGRFVLQGNLLPVDQETDGRLRCDLGLLEPVDDMPIDPLPDRSTVLVDPGAIALEVDPEAEPCVMGREFLGQAWQYRIQAGDLHLRLSVPLDQDVPRGTRCRLTFRPEATAILFPHRIRVRASDPCDDATQRAVPRTRPAEKG, from the coding sequence ATGAAGGCTGATCATCGCGTTCTGCTGTTGTCGCCTGCTTCGAGTCCCGTTGAATTGCGCGGTCTCTGGCATCGCTACGGCGATTCGGCGGAGTCCTGGACGTTGAGAGGGGTGGATCTGCAGCTCTCCGAAGGGGAGCTGATCGGCCTGCTGGGGCCCTCTGGATGTGGCAAGACCACCCTGCTGCGCCTGATCGCTGGCTTCGAGACACCGTCCAGAGGCAGCGTGCATCTGCAGAATCGGCCCGTCGCCGGAGAGGGGCGCTGGCTTCCCCCCGAGCGCAGGGGTGTGGGCATGGTCTTTCAGGACTACGCCCTCTTCCCCCATCTCACCGCCTGGCAGAACGCCTGTTTCGGTCTTCGCCCCGGTCAGGACGACAGCAGGGCCAGTTGGCTTCTGGATCTTCTCGGTCTGGAGGGTCTGCAGCAGCGTTACCCCCATCAGTTGTCCGGAGGACAGCGCCAGCGCCTCGCCCTGGCGAGGGCCCTCGCCCCGGCTCCGCAGGTGGTGCTTCTCGACGAACCGTTCTCCAATCTCGATGTGGAGGTGCGTCTGCGGCTTCGCAGTGAGCTCTCCACCGTGCTGCGCCTCTGCGGTGCCAGCGGCCTGCTGGTCACCCACGATCCCGGCGAAGCGCTGGCGATCTGCGACCGGGTCGCCGTGATGCGGGATGGCGTTCTGCATCAGTGCGCCAGTCCACGATCCCTGGTGCAGGACCCGGCGACACCTTTTGTTGGTCGCTTCGTGCTTCAGGGCAATCTGCTGCCGGTGGATCAGGAGACGGATGGCCGGCTTCGCTGCGATCTCGGCCTGCTCGAGCCGGTTGACGACATGCCGATCGACCCTCTCCCGGACCGCTCAACGGTGCTGGTGGATCCTGGTGCGATCGCGCTGGAGGTGGACCCGGAGGCCGAACCCTGTGTGATGGGGCGTGAGTTTCTGGGTCAGGCCTGGCAGTACCGCATTCAGGCCGGTGACCTGCATCTGCGGCTGAGTGTTCCCCTGGATCAGGATGTTCCTCGTGGAACGCGATGCCGGCTGACGTTCCGGCCGGAGGCCACAGCCATCCTCTTTCCCCATCGGATCAGGGTGCGCGCCAGTGATCCTTGTGATGACGCAACTCAGCGAGCTGTTCCGCGGACTCGGCCTGCAGAAAAAGGTTGA
- a CDS encoding potassium channel family protein, which yields MNSRDLRSSQGRHQYKWLLLSTIAVMTGMAVPEPIDTTHISYSVVAVLLTQVMLRNEQAPRLAELIYRALGGLSVISLWIWLLTPAARIYSGVPIAMSWSVLVGWSTVRLIRRLAREPHVDGNVLMGATAGYLHIGLTAALVMSAVETIQPGSFTTSEHLAITPESVQNTASAFSEVNYFAFSCLTTVGFGDISPALPLSRMLSVATSVIGPLYIAAVMGILIGRYSNCLREESKP from the coding sequence GTGAACAGCAGAGACCTGAGAAGCAGTCAGGGGAGGCATCAATACAAGTGGCTGCTGCTGAGCACAATCGCTGTGATGACAGGCATGGCCGTGCCGGAACCGATCGACACGACACACATCAGCTATTCAGTGGTGGCAGTTCTGCTCACGCAGGTGATGCTGAGGAATGAGCAGGCACCCCGATTGGCGGAGCTGATCTACAGAGCGCTGGGAGGGCTGTCCGTGATCAGCCTCTGGATCTGGTTGCTCACACCAGCGGCAAGGATCTACAGCGGTGTACCGATCGCCATGAGCTGGAGCGTGCTGGTCGGATGGAGCACCGTCCGGCTCATCCGTCGGCTGGCCAGAGAGCCACACGTGGATGGAAATGTGTTGATGGGAGCAACAGCTGGATATCTGCACATTGGCCTGACGGCTGCGCTGGTGATGAGCGCCGTGGAAACAATCCAACCAGGGAGCTTCACAACATCCGAACATCTCGCCATCACACCCGAGAGTGTTCAGAACACAGCCAGTGCATTCTCAGAGGTGAACTACTTTGCATTCTCATGTCTGACAACCGTTGGCTTCGGAGACATCAGCCCGGCCCTGCCACTCTCAAGAATGCTGAGTGTGGCGACAAGTGTTATTGGACCCTTGTACATAGCAGCCGTCATGGGAATATTAATTGGGCGCTATTCAAATTGCCTCAGAGAAGAAAGCAAACCCTAG
- the hisG gene encoding ATP phosphoribosyltransferase has product MITVALAKGALLKDSVTRFAAAGLDFSAVLDKNNRQLMLPTPCGRARALLVRNGDVPTYVAYGQAQLGVVGYDVLREHQLPVAQLVDLGFGGCRMAVAVKASSGYTRAADLPPHCRVASKFTHCARAFFDALDLPVELVHLNGSVELGPITGMSEAIVDLVATGRTLRDNGLVAIEDLFQSTARLVGHPLSLRLDTGELGAIVDAMRLAQPVGAMA; this is encoded by the coding sequence ATGATCACCGTCGCACTGGCCAAGGGGGCGCTGCTCAAGGATTCGGTGACCCGATTCGCGGCGGCCGGGCTCGATTTCTCCGCTGTTCTCGACAAGAACAATCGCCAGTTGATGTTGCCCACCCCCTGCGGTCGGGCCCGCGCCCTGCTAGTGCGCAATGGAGATGTTCCCACCTACGTGGCCTATGGCCAGGCCCAGCTCGGTGTGGTGGGGTACGACGTTCTTCGGGAGCACCAGCTCCCCGTCGCCCAGCTGGTGGACCTCGGTTTCGGCGGCTGCCGCATGGCGGTGGCGGTGAAGGCCAGCAGCGGTTACACCCGTGCCGCCGACCTGCCCCCCCACTGCCGTGTCGCCAGCAAGTTCACCCACTGTGCCCGGGCGTTCTTCGATGCTCTCGACCTGCCTGTGGAGCTGGTGCATCTGAACGGTTCCGTCGAACTCGGCCCGATCACCGGCATGTCGGAGGCGATCGTTGATCTGGTGGCCACCGGCCGCACCCTGCGGGACAACGGGCTGGTGGCGATCGAGGATCTGTTCCAGTCCACCGCCCGCCTGGTGGGCCATCCCCTGTCCCTGCGCCTCGACACGGGCGAACTGGGAGCCATTGTTGACGCCATGCGCCTTGCGCAACCGGTCGGAGCCATGGCCTGA
- the argF gene encoding ornithine carbamoyltransferase, with protein MASGVAAVLTSLGQRDYLSSADCSADETQGLLDLARQLKSGARRIDLGNRVLGLIFSKASTRTRVSFQVAMARLGGQTVDLNPSVTQLGRGEPLQDTARVLSRYCDVLAVRTFSQQEVVDYAHWATVPVLNALTDLEHPCQALADFLTMQEEHGDLVGQTLAYIGDGNNVAHSLMLCGALLGVNVRIGCPDGFEPLPGVLDQARNLAQHGAKIDVLTDPGKAVAGAQAVYTDVWASMGQEQEQAEREQAFAGFCVDQALMDHAAPGAIVLHCLPAHRGEEISAEVMEGPASRIFDQAENRLHVQQALLAAVMGGL; from the coding sequence ATGGCTTCCGGCGTCGCCGCTGTTCTCACATCGCTGGGTCAGCGTGATTACCTCTCATCAGCGGACTGTTCCGCTGATGAGACCCAGGGTCTCCTGGACCTCGCTCGCCAGCTGAAGAGCGGTGCTCGCCGCATCGATCTGGGAAACAGGGTTCTCGGGTTGATCTTCAGCAAGGCTTCCACCCGCACCAGGGTGAGTTTCCAGGTGGCGATGGCGCGTCTCGGCGGTCAGACCGTTGATCTGAACCCGAGTGTGACCCAGTTGGGGCGTGGGGAACCCCTGCAGGACACCGCAAGGGTGCTCAGCCGCTACTGCGATGTGCTGGCAGTGCGCACCTTCTCCCAGCAGGAGGTTGTCGATTACGCGCACTGGGCCACGGTTCCGGTTCTCAATGCCCTCACCGACCTCGAACATCCCTGCCAGGCCCTTGCTGACTTCCTCACCATGCAGGAGGAGCACGGTGATCTGGTCGGTCAGACCCTCGCGTACATCGGCGATGGCAACAACGTGGCTCACTCTCTGATGCTCTGCGGGGCCCTGCTTGGGGTGAACGTCAGGATCGGTTGTCCTGATGGCTTCGAGCCGTTGCCTGGCGTGCTGGATCAGGCGCGCAACCTGGCGCAGCACGGCGCCAAGATCGACGTCTTGACTGATCCAGGCAAGGCCGTTGCTGGAGCTCAGGCCGTTTACACCGATGTGTGGGCCTCCATGGGGCAGGAGCAGGAGCAGGCTGAGCGGGAGCAGGCTTTCGCCGGCTTCTGTGTTGATCAGGCTCTGATGGATCACGCCGCCCCGGGGGCGATCGTGCTGCACTGCCTCCCGGCGCACCGTGGCGAGGAGATCAGTGCTGAGGTGATGGAGGGGCCTGCCAGTCGCATCTTCGATCAAGCCGAAAACCGTCTGCACGTTCAGCAGGCCCTGCTGGCCGCTGTGATGGGAGGTCTCTGA
- the gloB gene encoding hydroxyacylglutathione hydrolase, which translates to MRSALHALPVLQDNIIWIWERDGNAVVVDPAVAEPVQVWLEQRDLTLVAVLQTHHHADHIGGTPALLERWPTADVIAAASDRTRIPFQTISVADGDAVPLLRRQLQVLDVAAHTANHIAFLLPEEEDPDLGPVLFCGDTLFSAGCGRLMEGTPADMHRAMQRLAGLPDRTKVCCAHEYTEANLHWALQHRPNDEAIASRYRDVVALRRRGELSLPSSIGAERRINLFLQAESAEQLAELRHHKDHWRAP; encoded by the coding sequence ATGCGTTCCGCGCTTCATGCCCTGCCGGTGCTGCAGGACAACATCATCTGGATCTGGGAGCGCGACGGGAACGCCGTGGTGGTGGATCCAGCGGTGGCCGAACCCGTTCAGGTCTGGCTGGAGCAGAGGGATCTGACGCTGGTGGCGGTGTTGCAGACCCATCACCATGCCGACCACATCGGCGGAACTCCAGCGCTGCTGGAGCGGTGGCCGACGGCAGATGTGATCGCCGCAGCGTCTGACAGGACACGGATCCCCTTCCAGACCATCTCCGTTGCGGACGGGGATGCGGTGCCATTGCTCAGGCGCCAGCTGCAGGTGCTCGATGTGGCGGCCCACACCGCCAATCACATCGCCTTCCTGCTGCCTGAAGAGGAGGACCCGGATCTCGGCCCCGTCCTGTTCTGCGGGGACACCCTGTTCTCAGCTGGGTGCGGACGACTGATGGAAGGAACGCCGGCGGACATGCACCGGGCGATGCAGCGGCTGGCTGGCCTGCCGGACCGCACCAAGGTCTGCTGCGCCCATGAATACACGGAAGCGAATCTGCACTGGGCTTTGCAGCATCGGCCCAACGATGAAGCGATCGCCAGCCGCTATCGGGACGTGGTGGCCCTGCGCCGGAGGGGAGAGCTGAGCCTGCCGAGCTCGATCGGGGCCGAGCGGCGCATCAACCTTTTTCTGCAGGCCGAGTCCGCGGAACAGCTCGCTGAGTTGCGTCATCACAAGGATCACTGGCGCGCACCCTGA
- a CDS encoding Rid family detoxifying hydrolase, with amino-acid sequence MTAQAITTAAAPAPVGPYNQAVLAGGWLYCSGQIPLDPDTGAMVGDGDVAAETRQVLRNLNAVLAAAGATPAQVVRTTVFLADLADFQTVNALYAEVFGEGISPARACVQVAALPKGARVEIDCIAWLGGDSQTL; translated from the coding sequence ATGACCGCCCAAGCCATCACCACCGCAGCGGCCCCTGCTCCGGTCGGGCCCTACAACCAGGCCGTCCTGGCCGGAGGATGGCTCTACTGCTCCGGTCAGATCCCCCTCGATCCCGACACGGGGGCCATGGTGGGAGATGGGGATGTGGCGGCTGAAACCCGTCAGGTGCTTCGCAACCTGAATGCTGTGCTCGCGGCAGCCGGAGCCACACCGGCCCAGGTGGTGCGCACCACCGTGTTCCTCGCGGATCTGGCTGATTTCCAGACTGTCAACGCCCTTTACGCCGAGGTGTTCGGTGAAGGGATCAGCCCGGCCAGAGCCTGCGTGCAGGTGGCGGCGCTCCCGAAGGGAGCCAGGGTTGAGATCGACTGCATCGCCTGGCTTGGTGGGGATTCACAGACCCTGTGA
- a CDS encoding DUF3136 domain-containing protein, with product MPQAKLTIGELEAGYPMYCKALRRLLQQGKSPKDIERTVCWGHLETLNRCLPTRYKSPSYLLALIRRDLEKAAAN from the coding sequence ATGCCTCAGGCGAAGCTGACGATCGGGGAGCTTGAGGCGGGATATCCGATGTATTGCAAGGCACTCAGAAGGCTGCTGCAGCAGGGGAAATCACCGAAAGACATTGAAAGAACGGTCTGTTGGGGTCATCTCGAAACCCTGAACCGGTGTCTGCCGACCCGTTACAAGTCCCCGTCCTATCTGCTTGCCTTGATCCGCCGGGACCTGGAGAAAGCTGCCGCCAACTGA